Proteins from a single region of Deltaproteobacteria bacterium:
- a CDS encoding 4Fe-4S dicluster domain-containing protein: protein MRYGFLIDQNRCIGCHACTVACKEEHNIALGVNRTWVKYIEKGHYPDTRRHFAVLRCNHCDDAPCVEICPTVALFRRPDGIVDFDSERCIGCKSCMQACPYDALYIDPDRNTAAKCNFDASRVDMGYKPACEVVCPTQAILSGDLDDPTSTISKRIAMEKVSVRKAEKGTKPKLFYAGADGDLLNPSMMEPQAAHFWADKDPGEDLYALSLQSKERPTPGAAREVYDVPHIVPWGKRVASYLWTKSIAAGVLLLSVLFLNMGYEQDAAILSLINPIVSLVFLIATVLLLIFDLKKPGRFFFLLTKPNLNSWLVLGGYVLAIFGALLAAWLTQMFLQGTVSRWITWPAALFAIASAGYSAFLFAQARGRDFWQSPLLFWHLIIQAIAAGAATMILLGTLGASLTLFISLSHFLIIALLASLAMIMGELFMKHGAEDAIRAGALLARGSLAKQFWLLAIGVGIVIPIALVLAPINSLIPNIVAAALVLFGLWYYEHLWIKAGQALPLS, encoded by the coding sequence ATGCGCTACGGATTCCTCATCGATCAAAATCGCTGCATCGGCTGCCACGCTTGCACGGTGGCGTGCAAGGAAGAACACAATATCGCGCTCGGCGTAAACCGCACTTGGGTCAAGTACATCGAGAAGGGCCACTATCCCGACACGCGGCGCCACTTCGCCGTCTTGCGCTGCAATCATTGCGACGACGCGCCGTGCGTCGAGATTTGTCCGACCGTGGCTTTGTTTCGTCGCCCCGACGGCATCGTCGATTTCGATAGCGAGCGCTGCATCGGCTGTAAATCCTGCATGCAGGCCTGTCCCTACGACGCGCTTTATATCGATCCCGACCGCAACACGGCGGCCAAGTGCAACTTCGACGCCTCGCGCGTCGACATGGGCTACAAGCCGGCCTGCGAAGTGGTTTGCCCGACCCAAGCGATTCTCTCCGGCGACCTCGACGACCCCACCAGCACGATCAGCAAGCGCATCGCCATGGAAAAGGTCAGTGTGCGCAAAGCCGAGAAAGGGACCAAGCCGAAATTGTTTTACGCCGGCGCCGATGGCGATCTGTTGAACCCGTCGATGATGGAGCCCCAGGCGGCGCACTTCTGGGCCGACAAAGACCCCGGCGAAGATCTTTACGCCCTCAGCTTGCAGAGCAAAGAGCGGCCGACGCCGGGCGCGGCGCGCGAAGTCTACGACGTGCCGCACATCGTGCCCTGGGGCAAGCGCGTCGCGTCTTATCTCTGGACCAAGTCGATTGCCGCGGGGGTGTTATTGCTGTCGGTGCTTTTTCTCAACATGGGCTACGAGCAGGACGCCGCGATCTTGAGCTTGATCAATCCCATCGTCTCGCTGGTCTTTTTGATCGCGACCGTGCTCTTGCTGATCTTCGATCTGAAAAAGCCCGGGCGGTTTTTCTTTCTGTTGACCAAGCCAAATCTGAATTCATGGCTGGTGTTGGGCGGCTATGTGTTGGCGATCTTCGGTGCGCTATTGGCGGCATGGTTAACGCAGATGTTTCTTCAAGGCACCGTGTCGCGCTGGATCACTTGGCCGGCGGCGCTGTTTGCGATCGCGTCCGCTGGGTATTCGGCGTTTTTGTTCGCTCAAGCGCGCGGGCGGGATTTTTGGCAGAGCCCGCTGCTGTTTTGGCATTTGATCATTCAAGCGATCGCCGCCGGCGCGGCGACCATGATTCTCCTCGGCACCCTCGGTGCGAGTTTGACGCTGTTCATTTCGCTCAGCCATTTCCTGATTATCGCACTGCTGGCGAGCTTGGCGATGATCATGGGCGAGCTATTCATGAAGCATGGCGCCGAAGACGCCATCCGCGCCGGCGCGCTGCTGGCGCGCGGTTCGCTGGCCAAACAGTTTTGGCTGCTGGCGATCGGCGTGGGCATTGTGATTCCGATCGCCCTGGTCTTGGCGCCGATCAATTCGTTGATTCCAAACATTGTTGCTGCAGCCTTGGTGCTCTTTGGCCTGTGGTACTACGAGCATCTTTGGATCAAGGCCGGGCAGGCGCTGCCGCTGAGCTAG
- a CDS encoding phosphatase translates to MFRRVEMPAQVPGKLLLHSMPGRFEALDRVWHQVREDEVGAIVCLNEHFEIRQKSSAYADAIEAGTVPCSMLGMEIREGGIPVDKDAFWTMVRDVASRLHGGQSVLIHCAGGVGRTAMFAVSVLMALGQPAHHAERTVSRAGSTVETMAQMEMLAWCATRATAR, encoded by the coding sequence ATGTTTCGTCGTGTCGAGATGCCCGCACAGGTCCCGGGAAAACTTTTACTGCACAGTATGCCCGGCCGCTTCGAGGCGCTTGATCGGGTTTGGCACCAAGTGCGAGAAGACGAAGTCGGCGCCATCGTTTGCTTGAACGAGCACTTTGAAATCCGCCAGAAGTCTTCCGCCTACGCCGATGCCATCGAGGCAGGCACCGTGCCTTGTTCCATGTTGGGAATGGAGATTCGCGAGGGTGGCATTCCCGTTGATAAGGACGCCTTTTGGACTATGGTGCGCGATGTCGCCTCCCGTCTGCACGGCGGTCAGTCAGTATTAATTCATTGTGCCGGCGGTGTCGGGCGTACCGCGATGTTTGCGGTGTCGGTGCTGATGGCGTTGGGGCAGCCTGCCCACCACGCCGAGCGCACGGTGTCGCGCGCCGGATCGACGGTGGAGACCATGGCGCAGATGGAAATGCTTGCCTGGTGTGCGACGCGCGCGACCGCGCGTTAA